In Panicum virgatum strain AP13 chromosome 5K, P.virgatum_v5, whole genome shotgun sequence, the genomic window GCACCCGTTCGTCGCGCGACGCAACGTCGACGAGTCGCGCCGGGCGCTGCAGGAACTCATAGCGGAGACCCTGGAGGAGTAGGAGCAGAGAAGCAGCACGGTTTTCGATCGAATTGTCTGGTTAAATTTATGACGAAATTGATTATTCTTTGCTCACTAATTGATTTTAGTTTCGAGCGCATGAGATCGTCTAACCTCTCTATCGTTTATTCAACTTAATTGGATGGGTATTTTTGCCAGCAATATAGGTTGCTTTAGCCTaagaaatttttgaaaattgTTCTTTTGGTGTTCTTATCCCTCTCGTGGATGAGAATTTGCAATATATTTTAaattcctttctttctttctttctttcttttttgcgaTATAGAAATTCCTTCCCTTCTAGAGTTCCCTGGCCACTGGCCATTTTTGCAGCGAGTGGTTCCTCTAGCGTAACTTGTGACTCACGAATCCATAGGGTCTGAGGTCAACCTGGCAATGACCAAGTCACCATGTAGTTAAGCTAAGACAGAGGAAAAAATCATCCCATAAGGCTTCTCATCGTGCTGAGAATGAATAGAAATTCGCCCAGTGATAGGTGTTGGAAAATTGTCGACATTCGAGAGGCGCACAACATTCCAGATTTTGAAGCTGTATTCGACAGGTGATGAGGCCACCCGCAATGGTTACAGAGAGGCCGCGGTCGATTTCGCATATGGGTAGACGCCACATACCCTATTAACTATTGAGCGCATCCTTCCTGCCGTTCTCCTTCCTCTTTCCCTTCCTGGTTTCTTCCTCCCGTTCCCCTTTCCTTTCCTCCTGTTTTCTCCGAGTAGATCCACAGCAGTGCAGCTCCTGGGAGTGGGGTGGGGTAGCATCACCGGCCAGGGAGCGGCAGAGCTCTATGTGCTTCGGTCCCCGCGGGGAACGGAGGTGGCTGCAGCGAGCAAGCGGTGGCAGACCTCCGCGTAGCTCCAATGGTGGGGATTCCAGCGAGCTCGGACGGCGGACCTCTCCGCGGAGGAGTGCAGCGAGCTCCAGGTTCCAGCGAGCCCGGCCACATCGGCTCGGTGGCGGGTTgcgctctgttttttttttctttttttcctttaccttttctcttttctcttgcTTCAAGCAAACAATTTTGTAACTTTTTTGTAGCCATATAATTTTTCTATCAAATTTTTCACATGTCAATTTTTTTAGCACAATTTTCTTCAGTAACTCAAGTTCTACGTATTAAAGTTTCtactataaatttttttcatggacatttttttagattttttcaaatagtttgaaatatatttttgctTAACATATTGAAAAAATTACTTCCATTTTCTATCAAAAAAAATTCTGTAAAGTTTTTCTTtcatggttttttttttgctgcacAAACTTTTTCAATACCTCAAAATTTTGCAATATTAATTGTTTTAGTACAAAAGTTCTTTTTACCAATTTTTCCACCGTTACATGGGGAACCGTATATTAGCCAAAAGTGGAAAGATGGAGTTGTCAGAAATTGGCCGTACGAACAGAAACAAACGGGCGACCGTAAATTAGAAAAGCCCGTCGTGTGCTTTGGTGTTCAATCATTGATCCCAGGATTTGTACCACGCAGTACAGGAGAGATTGGACATGAGGGGCGGTCCCACCAGTCAGCCTCTGCGAAATGCGTGGCTTGGAGTGGCGACCAAGGAAAGATCGGTCAAAAGTTGTGGTCAGTACACTGGTCAAAAGAAACGGAAACAGGAAGCGCTTTTACGACCGGATTTGGATTACTAGGgttagggctggaaaaaaaagCTCGTTAACTGGATCGGTGCCTTTTTTCAAAATTGCTCCGATTACGttcgttttttttaaaataaagattagttgatttggaacaaaagtcaattttagccggctcggctcggctcgctcgatttgaagttgcatatcaaacaacgcgggagactataataaatacgaatatattgatttcgaagaaagctcgaaaaaagtctcggctcggctcgagtcCAGCCCTAACTAGGGTGATACGTTCTTATTAATGGACACAGCGTTATTAAACAATAAGTTTTAATTTGTTCGCTAACAATAACATTCTCTGAAATTTGGTCCCTCATCAAAGATTCTCTTGCATTTCTGTGTCTGTATACATGATATACACACACCCGGTTACAAAACAGTATACACGAACCTAATCAAATCAAACAAATCATTACGTACTCGCAAACAAATAACAGACGCAATTCTACTCGCGGGGCAGGTTTGATTAATTTCGTAGTCCCCCCATATACATATATGTACCGTCACTACCTCCTCTGGAAGTTGAGCTTCATACTACCTCCTCTGGAAGTTGAGCTTCATGATGGCGAAGCCGAACAGGAAGGCGAAGAACACCGCGAACACCACGACCATCGCGGCCACCAGGCCCAGCCAGCTGTGCTTGAAGCCGAAGTAGTTCTCCACGAAGACCTTCACGGGGACGCCGTCATCCATCGGCGTCGTGATGTCGCCGAACTGCGACACGATCAGCCCATACAGCGTCCACGCCACGGGGCACGCCCAGCAGTACCACTTCCACCAGATCGGCACTTTCTGTACATTGCAGGGCCAAAAATGGCAATGATGAGAGCAACGCATTTGGCGAGAAAATTGGCAATGGTGAGGACGGATGGCGGATCGAATTTACTTACCGGTCGTGGGATGATGAACCCAGAGAAGAGGTTCCAGATGCCGTAGAACGCGGAGGAGACGATGGAGGCGATGTGGTAGCTCGGCGTCAGGCCCACGGCCATCATGCCGTAGAAAGTGAAGTAGAGGAAGGTGAAATACATGAAGAAGAGGTACCAGAAGAACTTGGTCGCCGTCCATTCGAACCCGATCATCGAGTACACTATGATCCCGTATACGGTGGCCTGGGCCAGGGTGTATGGGAGTTCAATGGTAACCTGCAACGGATGGGTCCATCGGTGTCAGTGTCATTGGTGTCTCAAACAGTGTATGAAATTCAGGAATTGGTACGAGAGAGAGCCACTCGCCTGTCCAAATGCGTATGGTAAAGCCGAGTACATGCCGGCAGCTCTTTCACGGTAAAACACTGTCCGCTCCACGGATACCACCGGCTGAACAGATGTAGCGTTCAAGACGCCGAGGAACATCACTGCAGCATACATGGACCCCATGGCGTTGAACAAATCTTGAGATTGCCCCCTGGCCCAGCAGCAAAAGGTTCAGAGATTGTTTTTGAAACGTTGGCATCCTATAGATACGTGCAATGTGGCAGTTGCTTACATTTTACCACCAAGGTCCCAGAAGACGGTGCCAAAGATAAGGGCTATGATGGTAGTAAAAAATAGCCTAACGGCATTGTAAGCAGGGTTCCTCCAATATGACAGGTTCTGCTTCCACAGGCAAGCCAAGCATTGCATGAAAAAAGATTGCGAGTACCGGTCACTGAAATGAAGGTCACTTGAACCTGCTTGGGGTTCGCTCAACTCTTGTATCAAGGCCTTGTTCCTCCtgtagaaaaaaaatgttaaaaTCATGCATATCAGATATCATGGTGCAGCGGTGACACCAAAAGAAATGTCAGGAAAATAGACACATACTGGTTATGAACTTATCACACATATCAGTTCTATTAAACAAAGTGTTGACGGTGGTAGCAAAGTTATAAAAATCTCTGCAATGCAAAATGACTCAAAACTTTTCCCTTGCCAATATTCAATCTAACAAATTCACACCAGTAATATGTGTAGTGGTTTGTGATGAAAGTGCAAATAAATACAAACATACATAGAATGGTGACTCTATTGAACAAATAAGAGGTTATATGAAATCACTCATTAAGATGTGTAGTATAAATATATTTCAAATTACAAGGCAAAGTCACGaaaaaatatttgaatttttgaaaattgtagaaattgattcaaaatttaaattcagaATACAATACAAAAAGTCTGAGCTATCATGCTTGTAGTGCCAACCCTTAATGTTTTAAATTTTAACACAAACAATATCCAAGTACACCAATATGCTTTTATGATCAAGTTGTAATGGTAAAAtgtttcaaataaaatattgaAACCTAAAGAATGCAAAAGAGTACTTTCACTTTTCTTGTTTGTATGTGCAAAGGTCACAACAGCAATCATTTTGCAATTTAACTTTGCCAcactaaaatatttttaaatagatCAAAACCAAAAATACCATGGATGTATGTATAAATTTCCTAGAGGAAAAAATGTATTGTATAAAATTTCGACTATGACCACGATAGCACTACTATAACCTGTGATCTAAGACATTTTCAATATTCGACGTTAGTTCTTCCATTGAAGAAAAATGGATATGGGAAAAACAGTTAATAGGAGGGTTGCAAGTTGCTCACTGGTAGAGCTCAGATTTCTTGTATAGGTCACAAAAATCAACACCTAGTATCTGTTCTTGAGAGACTGTAGTTACTTCTAACATCCATGTTGCTGGATTGTAGCCATCTTTAATTTTCCTGACTCCTTGAATTCCCTGGACAATATGAACCAATATAATATAATTAGTAATCCTGAAGAAGTCTAGAAAAAATTGGAAATTCTTGTAATATCACCGCACCTCAAAATACTTAATCAGCTCAGAAGAATGATGGCCTAATGGACCAACATAGatctcttctcctcctcgcttCATAAGGAAAAGCTGCAACCATTCATCAAACATTTTAGACTTTTGCACCGGAGCTTCATGTTTGCAAGAGCAAACACGATCAGTTACCCATTAAATTTCACCAACTCAGCCTCCTTATCCAGATGCAAAGTATGGTAAGGAGAAATCACTGGAGAGTACAACATTACACCGTATGCTCACCTCATCAAAGGCTTCAAATATGTCAATGCTAGGCTGATGAATTGTGCAGACCACAGTTCTACCTGTATCAACAGTATTCCTCACAGTCCTCATAACAATTGCAGCTGCCCGGGCATCAAGGCCAGAGGTTGGCTCATCCATGAAAATGATTGAGGGATTTGCAACCAGCTCTACAGCAATGGTCAGCCGTTTCCTCTGCTCAGTTGACAGACCATTCACACCAGGAAGTCCCACCAAAGCATTTCTCAATGGCTTTAGCTCCACAAGCTCCATAACCTCCTCAATGAACATCTGCACGCATAAAGGTAAGCAAATATTGTCTACTATATCAAGTATTGACTGAAGTTGGGAGTAGGATCTATTCTGTTTGACTGACCTTTCTAGTGTTTGAATCTACATCCATAGGAAGGCGGAGCCATGCTGAGAAAAGAAGCGACTCATAGACTGTCACCTGTGGCGAGTGGATATCGTTCTGTTCACAATATCCTGATACACGTGCAAAGGTCTCTTGTTTCTTTGGGTATCCTGAAATGCTGATGTTTCCTTCAATGTAACCACTTGTCTTTCTACCAGCCAACACATCCATTAGAGTTGTCTTGCCAGCACCACTGACACCCATCAGTGCGGTCAGCACTCCTGGTCTGAAAGATCCGCTGACACCTTTGAGGAGCTCTAACCGGTCCTCGACAACACCATGTGTTTTCATTTCCTGAATTTGAGTTCCATCAAAAGGTTAATTTGTCTTAGAGTCAATGGCTCACTATTGATGATATTGAGAACTAACTTCAATATTTACCTGTGGCATGTCAACAAAGTACTTGATATTGTTGAAAGTGAGCGAAAGCGGCGCAAATGGAAGGACCATACCCCTTTGTGTAGTGCAAGAATGATTTTCAGCAGTTGCTGAACCAGATCCAGTGATGCTAACTATTGCTCGATGGGTACTTCCTAGTGCCAAGCTATCTTCAGCCAGAGCATTTCCGTTGAGGTTTGCATACTTCTCCTTCAGTTCCTCTTCAGATATTGAGGGATGGGACTTACCATATGCTGCAAACTCAAAACAAAACTTTCTTAATGTTAGGTATTTTCATTATCTAAAAAATGAGCAAACCAGTCTTAGAGGAACTCACGCTTCAGGTATGCCAGTGCAAGAGTGAAGAGATAATTGAAGAGCATTACAAATCCAAGCAATGCGCCTAAGCCGATCCAGTACCACTTTGCTTCTGGGAAGACTCCACGGGACTCGAGGGATTGCACACCTAGAGTCTCATTTGAGACAGAGCTATTCAAAATTTTGTCCCAGCTGTGCCCCAACATCTCATTTACTGATATGGCATTCTGGGCATACATCAACGGGGAGATCCAGTAGCCCCATTTCCACCACTTCTTCACTTTATCTGTCAATTCAGAAACAAAGAAGCACCCGCCTTATGAAAAAGCAGCAATGAGTAGTACTATAGAGAAAAGGGTGAGattattctttttttaaaaaagggataaaagggTGGGATTATtctcctttttttaaaaaaaaagggggggctaAGGTTGTACCTCTTACTAGAATATATCCACCCAACACCATAAAGATTAGCAGCATAAATGATCCAAAGACGTTTGCAACAATCATGTTCCTTGCTGCCCCACCAACAAATCGGAAGAGTGATGCTGCCATTTGGTTGACTGCTAACAAAAGGAGATACTGCTTGAAGAACCTAACAATCAACAAAACTAGGAGGGTCAAGACATGACTGTAATGAATATTTGGTTAACAAGCTGACCTAAATCTCTCTTTAATCTCACCTGCCTACATTTGGATCAAACCCAATGACATAGTATGCCATGAAAACAAACCCACCAACCTCAACAAAAGAGATTGGGATCTTGAGGACCCATGTGGGTATGGTGTAGGCCCATGCTGGAAAGAATAGGAGATCTCTCTGCTTGAAGAATACTGGCAGCTTAATGATggtgagtgcaagctcagaTAATCCATTGAACATGATCACCATCACCGCAAAGAAAAGTGAGCCCAGGTAGATACCCCCATCAGTCACTGAGTCTCGGTGCATCTTTGTTCGGAAGAAGAGAGTCATTGCTATTGTGGACACCATCATCATCTGACATATCGAAACACCAATAAGTTAGGAACTGTAATTATCCACACCATCTTATATTTGAACTAGAGTCTCCAATAACCTGCAAAGTTCTGAAGATGTAGACGAAGGAATTCCTCTTCATAAGCAAGATTTCCCGGTCGATGGTTGCTTTCAACAGCTCCCTGGCACTGGCACCATACCTCGAGGTGGTCAGAGCAGCAGGATGGTTCTTCCTCTTATCAAAAGGAATGGCTAGCTCGTTTGCTACAGCTCTCCCAGCATGGAAAGACTGGAATGCGCATGCAAATTCCTTAACCGACACGTATTGGTATGGTTTGTCATGCCGTGCCCAGTACTGCTTCTGATCTTTCCTAGAAGTCACCTGCTCAGCGAGGCCATGGAGATTGTTACAAGGAGGAAAACATATGGTTTATTTCAGAAGAAGGTGGCTGTTTACTTACTTCTTGCAAAAAGTCAGCCGCGCCCTTCCTCTCAGGACACTTGAACCCAAGAGACAAGAAGAATTCGAGCACGCTTTCTCGGGGCCCCTGATACACAATCTGCCCGTCCGAGAGCAGTATGATGTCATCAAAAAGGTCATATGTCTCGGGTGCAGGTTGCAGCAAGGAGATGAGGGCTGTGCCACCGAGGATGTGGATAGCCTGCCTAAGTGACTTTATGATCTGGAATGTAGTCGAGCTGTCAAGCCCAGTCGAAATTTCATCCATGAACAGCGCATTCGCTGGACCAACAAGCATCTCACCTGTAGAATTGTAGCCAATCAGAAAATTGTCCAGTAAAAGCTACTATAATACTGAATTAAAGTTAATGTATAATTTTTACAGAACATGAAGAAGATTGATGTATCTATGTAGCAGCCTAGCAGGAGAACAGTTCAACATAAACTGCTGAAGAAAAATGAAAGGAAGTACATGCCCAGTATAAGATGAACGAGGAAACCAACTTTATGCTGATGCGCCAGTGCGCCACGCATGCAGGAAGTGACTGTGGTAAACAGAAAAGAAGGTTATCATCTACTGGGATTATGTCTAGCTACCTGTTGTGACGCGCTTCCGTTGACCACCAGAAATGCCCCTCAACATCTCATCCCCCACCATCGTGTCTGCGCATACTTCTAATCCTAATATCTGCAATAACAGATCTATTAATGTTGAATAATGGCAATAAAACTTCGGTAATTAAATCTGAAACCCTCCACACTTGTAAGTCAAATACCTTCAGTATATAATCAGAAATCACATTAGCCTCCTGTCCCCGCATTGCGCAAGCCTAAATAATATAAGCAAAAGAATAAGCTATGTCCTTATTTCCTACTGTACATGTAAGCTATCATGAAAGATATAACCAGAGTCACCAAatatccttgatttatctaAAACTGCAAATTCATGCCTTCATGAATGCGTCGATATCGGCATCGGGCTTGATGTTTCCCACCTTCTCCCGCCTTGAAAGCTCAGTCAGCATATCTGCCAACATAACGGGAACTTGATGAGTACATCAATTAAACATGCCAATCCTTCAGAAATATttgcaagcagcagaaatagaTGCATGCCCCTCGTGACTAATTATTTAGACTTCAGAAGCATACCAAAGCGACTCCCAACACCTTGACAGCGTGCGGAGAATTCAAGCGTCTCCCTGACAGTCATCTCCCCAATGTGAAGGTCATGCTGGCTGATGTACGCCGCTGTCCTCTCCGGCACAAACTCGTCCATCCCATGCCCATTGTAGGTCACTTTGCCTGACACCTGCTCATTGTTTCAGCTTATCATTTCGTATTACTAAGTTGATGCGCCAATCAATTAATCGTGCATATATGAGAGAATGCCGTCGATGCATGCATCCATAATTATGGCAAAACTTGTGATGATGTAAAGAGTAAAGTTACTTTTCCGAACCTTGAGGTCTTTATCGAGCCTCCCGGCCAAGGCGAGCAGCAAGGTGGTTTTGCCTGACCCGGGCGGGCCTAGCAGCAGGGTCATTCTGCAAACGCAATGACAGTCAGGATTCAGgaaggatgtgcatcgattgaTGCGTCCGGACTCCTCACTCTCCAACAGCAACTTAATTTAACTCGAGACTCAAAGCTCGATTCCGACAAAGGACCTGCGGGGCTTGACGATGCCGCTGATGTCGTGGAGGATGGGCATCGCCTGCTTCCGGCTGCGGCGCACGCGCAGCGCGCTGGCGACCTCCTCGAGCTTGTTGGTGATGGAGTTGAGGACGGTGGGGAGGCCGCTGGTGCCGACGcgcacctccgcctccgccttgaGGTGCTCGAAGCGCACCTCGATCGTGGGCATGTCGATCCCGACCCTGCACGTCGGCAGAAAGGAGCGCAAATCGTCAAGCAGCTGCGGCGCACGCACCTCGCCGGCAAGGTCAAGCTGCATGCGAGTccaagagcagagcagagcacgcACCGCTCGACGCGGTCCTTGAGCTTGAGCAGGAAGCGCTCGTTGTCCTCGTCGGCGACGCGCACGAGGCGCTCCAGCAGCGCGCGGCGCTCGTGCGGGCCGAGGCTGAGCACGTCCACCACCTGGTGCGCGCCCGCCTCGGCGccctcggcggcgagcgggaggaTGGCGCGGCGGACGCGGTCGCAGGTGGGCAGCCGCTCGAGCGCGGCCCACCGCagcgcctcctcgtcgtcctcgtcgcccCCCCTCCGCGACAGGGAGCCCGagaaggcgtcggcgggcgcGCGCCACCACGCGGAGGACCCGGACCCGGACCGGGACCGGGAGCCGCCGCTGTCCAGGCGCATGCTCGCCACCTTCTggatctccgccgccgcgtccattgcccccgccgcggcgctACCCGCACCCACGCCTGCCAACTCTCTGCTAGCTAAGCCCTCCCTGAGCAGCCCGGTCGAGACGTCTCTGCCGCAGGGCGTTTCCGCGGGGTGCGACGAGGACGCTCTCCTCTCCCGATCGAGGTTGTTGGGGAGATCGGAGGAGGGAGGGCTTGGGTTTTTGTAGGCGGCGCGAACGCGAAGGCGGAGCCGCGGGGGAACGCGACGGTCACAAGCCGTGTGCTGGGTGGAGCGGGTGATGTCTAGTGATTCGGCATCAGGATTTGGGCGAGAACGCAATCCGTCTGCAACCGTGCGCCGCTTGTGTGCGACACACACGGCGACCCGCGCCGTCGCTTCCTGCTGTTCTAGAACTAGAAGGCTGCTGCTTTCGCTCTGCGCTCTGCTCGGGTGGGGGCCGGCGGTTTCGGGGCGCTGAAAGCTACTACTCGTACTCCGTAGGAAGGAGCGCCGCCAGTGCTAGGCAAACTTGGGGCACCGCGCCACTGGGCTATTTATTATTCAGTGATCACTGGTTCGGTTTAATGCAGCGCGCCGCATCCTCTCGTTCCACCCTCACACTGCGAAACCGTCTCTAACGACGGGCGGAAAATAGTGAGCGCtcgtgctttttttttttcatatgacGTGTGGTTTTGATACGACAGCAGGATTTTCAGCATCACTGAAAACAGTTTGAAAGTTTAGAGCCCACTTCTCGTCACACCTATTTTCACGAAACTCACGTGTGCATCTGCCCCTCCTCCACTAGTAATTCGGGCATACAAATATGTTTCGTTATTTTTCCTCATTTTCAAAAATCAATTGTTTGAAAGACTATTGGTTGTATCTTCGCGTACTGTTTTAAGACCTTGGAAACATCGTGTTCCACATTTTTGTATAAAAATTAATTTCTACAAATTGTTTgcttatactccctccgtccggaAATGATCTACGTATTTTGACTAGgaaaagtcaaactttataaactttgactaataattagttaaattatatgtataattagtttataaaatttatgTCAATACATATGTATTCAAAGAGGTTTTGAGATGACATTGAGTTATTCGTAATTGACATTATATTCTAAGTGATTAATGAAAGTCAAACTTTACTTCGAATGACTTTCTCTAGTCAAAATATGTAGATCATttccgaacggagggagtattatatAATAAAATGCTGAATAAATTCGTTAAATTAAGTTTAGAAAGTGTCTAGTTCATATGAAAGGTGTTATACGTGCCAAAATGCCAAGTACTTTTCCTGAAGTGTTAAATTAGGCCTAGAGATTTTCTTAATAAAATATGTTTTAGTTTTAATTCACATAAAAGGCAATAAAATCATAGATCTAGTACGAAATAATGATCTACTCATCAAAAACTAAAACAAATACTGAATCGAAGAAGAGGCGACCAGCGATATAAAATGCTACGGATATTTTTCCGACCATATTTGAATTCGATCCGGTTTGGAAGAGtttttatccgtccgtatccgattcTGGGTATTCAATATCCGTAACCGATCCGTATCCAGATACtaaaagttatatttttatgatgtcgacatctattacaatcttatccAGCAAAAACTAATACTATGCGCATGCAACTTCGTATTtaaattaaaatataaaaacaagGACTTGGCTAacgtacggccggccgtaaattAGGCCGGCCGTAAATTAGGCCGGCCGTACGGCCTATCTTTTTATGGCAACCGGAGTATCACGTTTTCATCTACTTTCCTTTTTTGATAACGCGCCCAacaaaaaacacaaaaaatatattcaaaCCTCAATTTTACTCTCGAATAAGCACATCTTTGAAAAACAATAAGCAAATTAGAATATATACAAATgcatttacaacccatctaaaTTCTAAGCTTTAACAAATTTCAAAACTAACAATATTATGTGATTGCCTATCTTTTTATGGCAACCGGAGTATCACGTTTTCATCTACTTTCCTTTTTTGATAACGCGCCCAacaaaaaacacaaaaaatatattcaaaCCTCAATTTTACTCTCGAATAAGCACATCTTTGAAAAACAATAAGCAAATTAGAATATATACAAATgcatttacaacccatctaaaTTCTAAGCTTTAACAAATTTCAAAACTAACAATATTATGTGATTGCCTAATTGCCTCCACTGTTATACCgatgaataaaaaaaatctagagcTACAGCTACTACCCAAGCTGCTCATGAATAAAAaatcactctgttcggcagctccagcagcctccagcccaacagtgtttttctctcacaccgctccagcaccagcttccagccaccagccagccaatagtatttttctctcacaccactccagccaccagctccagctccaaccCAGCGAACAGAGTAAATGAGGTTTGCTACAACTAAAACTGTTGCCGATTGTCATCTAATGAACTTTTAGGCCACCAAGCACCAAGCTGAACAACATGTTATGTTGCTGATTCGATGAGAAAACTTGCAAGCAAAAAATAATGCATTTCGAACCATTAAGGGACTGTCATCTAAACTATATAAAACAAGTCTTCAAGCCTCCTCTAGAATCTAGAATAAAACAAGAATTGAATCAGTAGAAATAAGAATTGGCAGGTAGTCTGAACATAAAAAATGCTAGATTAGAACACAAATGCTTaactaaaaatgaaaaatttcaaatattCATATTCTCTAGACACAACCATATGACCTGAAAATGCAATGATCATAACTAATTCGGGTCTTGCAAATAATTAATTCAAATGTTAAAATAGCTATTGTAACCCATATTATTGCCTATGAAGAATAATATTATTGCACAATTCCTACCAATATTATTGCCTAGTTCTGAAAATGCTTCTAGTATTTGATATGTTTGCCTGCTGGAAAGTG contains:
- the LOC120707358 gene encoding ABC transporter G family member 35-like, whose product is MDAAAEIQKVASMRLDSGGSRSRSGSGSSAWWRAPADAFSGSLSRRGGDEDDEEALRWAALERLPTCDRVRRAILPLAAEGAEAGAHQVVDVLSLGPHERRALLERLVRVADEDNERFLLKLKDRVERVGIDMPTIEVRFEHLKAEAEVRVGTSGLPTVLNSITNKLEEVASALRVRRSRKQAMPILHDISGIVKPRRMTLLLGPPGSGKTTLLLALAGRLDKDLKVSGKVTYNGHGMDEFVPERTAAYISQHDLHIGEMTVRETLEFSARCQGVGSRFDMLTELSRREKVGNIKPDADIDAFMKACAMRGQEANVISDYILKILGLEVCADTMVGDEMLRGISGGQRKRVTTGEMLVGPANALFMDEISTGLDSSTTFQIIKSLRQAIHILGGTALISLLQPAPETYDLFDDIILLSDGQIVYQGPRESVLEFFLSLGFKCPERKGAADFLQEVTSRKDQKQYWARHDKPYQYVSVKEFACAFQSFHAGRAVANELAIPFDKRKNHPAALTTSRYGASARELLKATIDREILLMKRNSFVYIFRTLQMMMVSTIAMTLFFRTKMHRDSVTDGGIYLGSLFFAVMVIMFNGLSELALTIIKLPVFFKQRDLLFFPAWAYTIPTWVLKIPISFVEVGGFVFMAYYVIGFDPNVGRFFKQYLLLLAVNQMAASLFRFVGGAARNMIVANVFGSFMLLIFMVLGGYILVRDKVKKWWKWGYWISPLMYAQNAISVNEMLGHSWDKILNSSVSNETLGVQSLESRGVFPEAKWYWIGLGALLGFVMLFNYLFTLALAYLKPYGKSHPSISEEELKEKYANLNGNALAEDSLALGSTHRAIVSITGSGSATAENHSCTTQRGMVLPFAPLSLTFNNIKYFVDMPQEMKTHGVVEDRLELLKGVSGSFRPGVLTALMGVSGAGKTTLMDVLAGRKTSGYIEGNISISGYPKKQETFARVSGYCEQNDIHSPQVTVYESLLFSAWLRLPMDVDSNTRKMFIEEVMELVELKPLRNALVGLPGVNGLSTEQRKRLTIAVELVANPSIIFMDEPTSGLDARAAAIVMRTVRNTVDTGRTVVCTIHQPSIDIFEAFDELFLMKRGGEEIYVGPLGHHSSELIKYFEGIQGVRKIKDGYNPATWMLEVTTVSQEQILGVDFCDLYKKSELYQRNKALIQELSEPQAGSSDLHFSDRYSQSFFMQCLACLWKQNLSYWRNPAYNAVRLFFTTIIALIFGTVFWDLGGKMGQSQDLFNAMGSMYAAVMFLGVLNATSVQPVVSVERTVFYRERAAGMYSALPYAFGQVTIELPYTLAQATVYGIIVYSMIGFEWTATKFFWYLFFMYFTFLYFTFYGMMAVGLTPSYHIASIVSSAFYGIWNLFSGFIIPRPKVPIWWKWYCWACPVAWTLYGLIVSQFGDITTPMDDGVPVKVFVENYFGFKHSWLGLVAAMVVVFAVFFAFLFGFAIMKLNFQRR